In the genome of Burkholderia diffusa, one region contains:
- a CDS encoding IclR family transcriptional regulator, translated as MTTEDIQTKPGDSYVQSFARGLAVIRAFDAQRPEQTLTEVASATGLTRAGARRILLTLQTLGYVEADGRLFRLTPKILELGFAYLTSMPFWNLADPVMEQLSAQIHESCSAAVLDRTEIVYVLRVPTHKIMTINLSIGSRLPAYCTSMGRVLLSALDDATLDETLAQSGIRAHTPRTITDIGELKATIAQVRQQGWAVVDQELEVGLMSISAPIRNRRGQVIAAMNISGNAQRHTAKQMVKEFLGPLQQAAQTVSELVARRG; from the coding sequence ATGACAACCGAAGACATCCAGACGAAACCGGGCGACTCCTATGTGCAGTCGTTCGCGCGCGGCCTCGCGGTGATCCGCGCATTCGACGCCCAGCGGCCGGAGCAAACGCTCACCGAGGTTGCGTCGGCCACCGGGCTCACGCGCGCCGGCGCGCGCCGGATCCTGCTGACGCTGCAGACGCTCGGCTATGTCGAGGCCGACGGCCGCCTGTTCCGGCTCACGCCGAAGATTCTCGAGCTCGGTTTCGCGTATCTGACGTCGATGCCGTTCTGGAATCTCGCCGATCCGGTGATGGAGCAGCTGTCCGCGCAGATCCACGAAAGCTGCTCGGCCGCCGTGCTCGACCGCACCGAGATCGTCTACGTGCTGCGCGTGCCGACCCACAAGATCATGACGATCAACCTGTCGATCGGCAGCCGCCTGCCCGCGTATTGCACGTCGATGGGCCGCGTGCTGCTGTCCGCGCTCGACGACGCGACGCTCGACGAAACGCTCGCGCAGAGCGGCATCCGCGCGCATACACCGCGCACGATCACCGACATCGGCGAGCTGAAGGCGACGATCGCACAGGTGCGCCAGCAAGGCTGGGCCGTGGTCGACCAGGAGCTCGAAGTGGGCTTGATGTCGATCTCGGCGCCGATCCGCAACCGGCGCGGGCAGGTGATCGCCGCGATGAACATCAGCGGCAACGCGCAGCGGCACACTGCGAAGCAGATGGTGAAGGAGTTTCTCGGGCCGCTGCAGCAAGCCGCGCAGACGGTGTCCGAGCTGGTGGCACGGCGCGGGTGA
- a CDS encoding succinylglutamate desuccinylase/aspartoacylase family protein, producing MQIRTTPLLSPSIGTQRTLTSFHFGPAGAGLKIYLQAALHADETPAMLAAVALKQRLARLEADGRLAAEVVLVPVANPVGLNHHLLGQFIGRFDLASGRNFNRGFLPLADIAARARERLCADPERNREIVRECVGAALDGIAPRTEFDALQLALLKLSHDADVVIDLHCSLEAVMHVYTSDTAWPQVEPLARYLGAQVSLLAEDSGGHAFDDAHHLLWTQLREHLPERTPMAAGTVAVTVECRGQRDVTHEYAARDADALVDYLVWCGAVRGERAPLPPLAAPATPLAGSEQFYAPVSGILVHRAAVGATIRAGDPLFDIVDPLTDAITTVSSGTDGVLYMRRAIRFVTAGAPLGRVTGTVPVRTGMLLGA from the coding sequence ATGCAGATTCGCACCACGCCGCTCCTGTCGCCGTCGATCGGCACGCAGCGCACGCTGACGAGCTTTCATTTCGGGCCGGCCGGCGCCGGCCTCAAGATCTACCTGCAGGCCGCGCTGCACGCTGACGAGACGCCCGCGATGCTCGCCGCCGTCGCGCTCAAGCAGCGACTCGCGCGGCTCGAAGCGGACGGCCGGCTCGCCGCCGAGGTCGTGCTGGTGCCGGTGGCGAACCCGGTCGGCCTCAACCATCATCTGCTCGGGCAGTTCATCGGCCGGTTCGATCTCGCGAGCGGGCGCAATTTCAATCGCGGCTTCCTGCCGCTCGCCGACATCGCCGCGCGGGCGCGCGAGCGGCTCTGCGCGGACCCCGAACGCAACCGCGAGATCGTGCGCGAATGCGTTGGCGCGGCGCTCGACGGGATCGCGCCGCGCACCGAATTCGACGCGTTGCAGCTCGCGTTGCTGAAGCTGTCGCACGACGCCGACGTCGTGATCGACCTGCATTGCTCGCTCGAAGCGGTGATGCACGTGTACACGAGCGACACGGCATGGCCGCAGGTCGAGCCGCTCGCGCGCTATCTCGGCGCGCAGGTGTCGCTGCTCGCCGAGGATTCAGGCGGCCACGCGTTCGACGATGCGCATCACCTGCTGTGGACGCAGTTGCGGGAGCATCTGCCGGAACGCACGCCGATGGCGGCGGGCACGGTGGCCGTGACGGTCGAATGCCGCGGCCAGCGCGACGTGACGCATGAATACGCAGCGCGTGACGCCGACGCGCTCGTCGACTATCTGGTGTGGTGCGGCGCGGTGCGCGGCGAGCGCGCGCCGCTGCCGCCGCTCGCCGCGCCGGCCACGCCGCTCGCGGGCAGCGAGCAGTTCTACGCGCCGGTGAGCGGGATTCTCGTGCACCGCGCGGCGGTCGGCGCGACGATTCGTGCCGGCGATCCGTTGTTCGACATCGTCGATCCGCTGACCGACGCGATCACGACGGTGTCGAGCGGCACCGACGGCGTGTTATACATGCGCCGCGCGATCCGTTTCGTGACGGCAGGCGCACCGCTCGGCCGCGTGACGGGGACGGTGCCGGTGCGCACGGGGATGTTGCTCGGTGCGTAA
- a CDS encoding transporter substrate-binding domain-containing protein yields MKRVPRLRRFHRFLVLLATLSIGFAAPCAHALDTHVVRLGIDPTYPPMDAKAPDGSLKGFDVDLGNEICRRAQLRCQWVELEFSGMIPALQARKIDAILSSMAITEKREKQILFSSKLFRFKSRLVARPERGLGSTPASLAGKRVGVQSGTQFESWALAHWAPAGVGVVPYKSQDDVFADLVNGRLDAALLGTVEADYGFLRQPKGKGFAFVGAPLDLGDRGVGIGMRQSDTALKAAIDGAIASMLKDGTYERIAKQYFDFNPYGD; encoded by the coding sequence ATGAAACGCGTGCCACGCCTTCGTCGTTTTCACCGCTTCCTCGTTCTGCTGGCTACCTTGAGCATCGGTTTCGCGGCGCCCTGCGCGCACGCGCTCGACACGCATGTTGTGCGTCTCGGCATCGATCCGACCTATCCGCCGATGGACGCGAAGGCGCCCGACGGCAGCCTGAAGGGCTTCGACGTCGATCTCGGCAACGAGATCTGCCGCCGCGCGCAACTGCGCTGCCAGTGGGTCGAGCTCGAATTCTCCGGGATGATCCCGGCGCTGCAGGCGCGCAAGATCGACGCGATCCTGTCGTCGATGGCGATCACCGAGAAGCGCGAGAAGCAGATCCTGTTCTCGTCGAAACTGTTCCGCTTCAAGTCGCGGCTCGTCGCGCGGCCCGAGCGCGGGCTCGGCAGCACGCCCGCGTCGCTGGCCGGCAAGCGCGTCGGCGTGCAGTCGGGCACGCAGTTCGAATCGTGGGCGCTCGCGCACTGGGCGCCGGCCGGCGTCGGCGTGGTGCCGTACAAGAGCCAGGACGACGTGTTCGCCGATCTCGTCAACGGCCGGCTCGACGCCGCGCTGCTCGGCACGGTGGAAGCCGACTACGGATTCCTGCGCCAGCCGAAGGGCAAGGGCTTCGCGTTCGTCGGCGCACCGCTCGACCTGGGCGATCGCGGCGTCGGCATCGGGATGCGCCAGTCGGACACGGCGCTCAAGGCGGCGATCGACGGCGCAATCGCATCGATGCTGAAGGACGGCACGTACGAACGGATCGCGAAGCAGTATTTCGATTTCAACCCGTACGGCGACTGA
- a CDS encoding LysR family transcriptional regulator → MAFTLSQLRIFQAVVEHGSLRAAARALDLAQSGVTQQLQSLEATLGATLFTRTNRGIVPTAVGQRLLARSGAILGECEQVEHEIRQLSGAYEGTVTLGLVTEPLIDAFAPVLTAFRARFPKVDVHLRTGTSRMMIGWLRENAVDFAIALVAKQTDTTDLAGTPLHASAPVVVCRSGHPRQHAQSLAELAGYAWVSTRSPNLSADPVVNRLLAYFDAHGQPAPTIIATVEGMFETLQLVTQTDCLALESEAVTRHGPFAGALAKVRVREQAESQEVCLLQRAAVPLTPAAQELATMLASYLRTVRGR, encoded by the coding sequence ATGGCGTTCACGCTGTCCCAGCTCCGCATCTTCCAGGCGGTCGTCGAACACGGCAGCCTGCGCGCCGCCGCACGCGCGCTGGATCTCGCGCAGAGCGGCGTCACGCAGCAACTGCAGAGCCTCGAAGCGACGCTCGGCGCGACGCTGTTCACGCGCACCAATCGAGGAATCGTGCCGACGGCCGTCGGCCAGCGGCTGCTCGCCCGCTCGGGCGCGATCCTCGGCGAATGCGAACAGGTCGAGCACGAGATCCGCCAGTTAAGCGGCGCCTACGAAGGCACGGTCACGCTGGGCCTCGTGACCGAACCGCTGATCGATGCGTTCGCGCCGGTGCTGACGGCCTTCCGCGCGCGCTTCCCGAAGGTCGACGTGCACCTGCGCACCGGCACCTCGCGGATGATGATCGGCTGGCTGCGCGAGAACGCGGTGGATTTCGCGATCGCGCTCGTCGCGAAGCAGACCGACACGACCGATCTCGCGGGCACGCCGCTGCATGCATCGGCGCCGGTGGTCGTGTGCCGCAGCGGCCATCCGCGGCAGCACGCGCAATCGCTTGCCGAGCTGGCCGGTTACGCGTGGGTGTCGACGCGCTCGCCGAACCTGAGCGCCGATCCGGTCGTCAACCGGCTGCTCGCCTATTTCGACGCGCACGGCCAGCCCGCGCCGACGATCATCGCGACCGTGGAAGGGATGTTCGAAACGCTGCAGCTCGTCACGCAGACGGATTGCCTCGCGCTCGAATCCGAAGCCGTGACGCGGCACGGGCCGTTCGCGGGCGCGCTCGCGAAGGTGCGCGTGCGCGAGCAGGCGGAATCGCAGGAAGTCTGCCTGCTGCAGCGCGCGGCCGTGCCGTTGACGCCTGCCGCGCAGGAGCTGGCGACGATGCTCGCGTCGTATCTGAGGACCGTGCGCGGGCGTTGA
- a CDS encoding MFS transporter: MQKDHLALHPASAEAAETGTRGARAVTKRGAIAAAVIGNWLEFFDFTVYGFFAVLIGKLFFPSSDPTTSLLLSVATFAAGFFTRPLGSVVLGVYADRKGRKAALNLTIMLMALGTGLIAIAPTYAQVGVAAPLLVVCARLMQGFSQGGEFGAATSTLIEQGGTSHRAFRASWQLATQGGAALMGSGFAALLSNTLTKDALESWGWRLPFLVGVLIAPVGMYLRRRLADDAPGDSHHGIERGVLRELFSQHTRTVLLLMLTVMGGTVSTYILTFYMPTYAIHTLGLPMKLSMFVGVASGCVMLVTCPLFGWVSDRLGSRRMPIFVGRGVLVLLLFPAFWLMNHHPTLSVILPLTALMLLFYSLGSASEMALMCESLPRHVRATGISIAYALAVTIFGGTAQLIATWLVKTTGSKLAPAGYVAACVVLSLIAVALLRETARESMD, translated from the coding sequence ATGCAGAAAGACCATCTCGCGCTGCACCCCGCGTCGGCGGAGGCCGCCGAAACCGGGACGCGCGGCGCGCGGGCCGTCACGAAGCGCGGCGCGATCGCCGCGGCCGTGATCGGCAACTGGCTGGAGTTCTTCGATTTCACCGTGTACGGCTTTTTCGCGGTGCTGATCGGCAAACTGTTCTTCCCGTCGAGCGATCCGACCACGTCGCTGTTGCTGTCGGTCGCGACGTTCGCCGCCGGCTTCTTCACGCGGCCGCTCGGCAGCGTCGTGCTCGGCGTCTATGCGGACCGCAAGGGCCGCAAGGCCGCGCTTAACCTGACGATCATGCTGATGGCGCTCGGCACCGGCCTGATCGCGATCGCGCCGACCTACGCGCAGGTCGGCGTGGCCGCGCCGCTGCTGGTCGTCTGCGCGCGGCTGATGCAGGGCTTCTCGCAGGGCGGCGAGTTCGGTGCGGCGACTTCCACGCTGATCGAGCAGGGCGGCACGTCGCACCGCGCGTTCCGCGCGAGCTGGCAGCTGGCGACGCAGGGCGGCGCGGCGCTGATGGGCTCGGGCTTCGCGGCGCTGCTGTCGAACACGCTGACGAAGGATGCACTCGAGAGCTGGGGCTGGCGCCTGCCGTTCCTCGTGGGCGTGCTGATCGCGCCGGTCGGCATGTATCTGCGCCGCCGGCTCGCCGACGATGCGCCCGGCGACAGCCATCACGGGATCGAGCGCGGCGTGCTGCGCGAGCTGTTCTCGCAGCATACGCGGACCGTGCTGCTGCTGATGCTGACGGTGATGGGCGGCACGGTGTCGACCTACATCCTGACCTTCTACATGCCGACCTACGCGATCCATACGCTGGGGTTGCCGATGAAGCTGTCGATGTTCGTCGGCGTCGCGTCGGGTTGCGTGATGCTCGTGACGTGCCCGCTGTTCGGATGGGTGTCGGACCGCCTGGGCAGCCGGCGCATGCCGATCTTCGTCGGGCGCGGCGTGCTCGTGCTGTTGCTGTTCCCGGCGTTCTGGCTGATGAACCATCATCCGACGCTGTCGGTGATCCTGCCGCTGACCGCGCTGATGCTGCTGTTCTATTCGCTCGGTTCGGCCTCCGAAATGGCGCTGATGTGCGAATCGCTGCCGCGCCACGTGCGGGCGACGGGCATCTCGATCGCGTATGCGCTCGCGGTGACGATCTTCGGCGGCACCGCGCAGCTGATCGCAACCTGGCTCGTGAAGACGACGGGCAGCAAGCTCGCGCCGGCCGGCTACGTGGCCGCGTGTGTGGTGCTGTCGCTGATCGCGGTCGCGCTGCTGCGCGAGACGGCGCGCGAATCGATGGACTGA
- a CDS encoding M20 aminoacylase family protein, with translation MTTDARFTEIEDLMPAADGLREIRHHIHHHPELAYEEHETAALVADKLEQWGWQVTRGVGKTGVVGTLRVGDGARSIGIRADMDALPIIEATGLPYASGTHGKMHACGHDGHTTMLLGAAQHLAKTRNFSGTVHLYFQPAEEHGVDSGAKKMIDDGLFERFPCDAVFGMHNHPGAAPGVFLTRRGPFMSAGDKAIISIEGVGGHAARPHLTVDPVVVAASIVMALQTIVARNVDPSQPAVVTVGSMHAGTANNVIPNGARLELSVRSFSSDVRALLKRRIVELAESQAASYGATAHVEYIEGYPVVVNTDAETDFAAQVARELVGDAHVVEQADLLMGSEDFAFMLQQRPGSFVRLGNGEGEDGCMVHNPKYDFNDRNLPIGAAFWTRLVERYLGQ, from the coding sequence ATGACCACCGACGCCCGATTCACCGAAATCGAGGATCTGATGCCCGCCGCCGACGGGCTGCGCGAGATTCGCCATCACATTCACCACCATCCGGAGCTCGCGTACGAGGAGCACGAGACGGCCGCGCTCGTCGCCGACAAGCTCGAGCAATGGGGCTGGCAAGTGACGCGCGGGGTCGGAAAGACGGGGGTTGTCGGCACGCTGCGCGTCGGCGACGGTGCGCGCAGCATCGGCATCCGGGCGGACATGGACGCGCTGCCGATCATCGAGGCGACCGGCCTGCCGTACGCGAGCGGCACGCACGGCAAGATGCACGCATGCGGCCACGACGGCCACACGACGATGCTGCTCGGCGCCGCGCAACACCTCGCGAAGACGCGCAACTTCTCCGGCACCGTGCACCTGTATTTCCAGCCGGCGGAGGAGCACGGCGTCGACAGCGGCGCGAAGAAGATGATCGACGACGGCCTGTTCGAGCGCTTTCCGTGCGATGCGGTGTTCGGCATGCACAACCATCCGGGCGCGGCGCCGGGCGTGTTCCTCACGCGGCGCGGACCGTTCATGTCCGCCGGCGACAAGGCGATCATCTCGATCGAGGGCGTCGGCGGCCATGCGGCGCGGCCGCACCTGACGGTCGACCCGGTGGTCGTCGCGGCGAGCATCGTGATGGCGCTGCAGACGATCGTCGCGCGCAACGTCGACCCGTCGCAGCCGGCGGTCGTCACGGTCGGCTCGATGCATGCCGGCACCGCGAACAACGTGATTCCGAACGGCGCGCGCCTCGAACTCAGCGTGCGCTCGTTCAGTTCCGACGTGCGCGCGCTGCTCAAGCGCCGCATCGTCGAACTCGCCGAGTCGCAGGCCGCGAGTTACGGCGCGACCGCGCACGTCGAGTACATCGAAGGCTATCCGGTCGTCGTCAATACGGATGCCGAAACGGATTTCGCCGCGCAGGTCGCGCGCGAGCTGGTCGGCGACGCGCACGTCGTCGAGCAGGCCGACCTGCTGATGGGCAGCGAGGATTTCGCGTTCATGCTGCAGCAGCGGCCGGGCTCGTTCGTGCGGCTCGGCAACGGCGAAGGCGAGGACGGCTGCATGGTGCACAACCCGAAGTACGACTTCAACGATCGCAATCTGCCGATCGGCGCGGCGTTCTGGACGCGTCTCGTCGAGCGTTACCTCGGACAGTAA
- a CDS encoding TetR/AcrR family transcriptional regulator has translation MDVRTDPPRRRGRPPKQHEDLVATRDMLLRTGLEVLTEKGFSATGLDEILGRAGVPKGSFYHYFDSKEAFGLELIDRYAEFFARKLDRHFSQTERSPLARVRAFVDDARDAMARYEYGRGCLIGNLGQEMGALPESFRARLRATFEDWQRRLADCLDAARQAGELAASADPAELAAFFWIGWEGAVLRAKLERSDVPLARFAQFFFNGLPRR, from the coding sequence ATGGACGTTCGAACTGATCCGCCTCGCCGCCGCGGCAGGCCACCGAAGCAGCACGAAGACCTCGTCGCGACGCGGGACATGCTGTTGCGAACCGGGCTGGAAGTGCTCACCGAAAAGGGCTTCTCCGCCACCGGGCTCGACGAGATCCTCGGGCGCGCCGGTGTGCCGAAAGGCTCGTTCTATCACTACTTCGACAGCAAGGAGGCGTTCGGCCTCGAACTGATCGATCGCTACGCCGAGTTCTTCGCGCGCAAGCTGGACCGCCATTTCAGCCAGACCGAACGCTCGCCGCTGGCACGCGTGCGCGCGTTCGTCGATGACGCACGCGATGCCATGGCGCGCTACGAATACGGCCGGGGCTGCCTGATCGGCAACCTCGGCCAGGAAATGGGCGCGCTGCCCGAAAGTTTCCGCGCGCGTCTGCGCGCGACCTTCGAGGACTGGCAGCGCCGTCTGGCCGACTGCCTGGACGCGGCGCGGCAAGCAGGCGAACTGGCGGCCTCGGCCGATCCCGCCGAACTGGCCGCGTTCTTCTGGATCGGCTGGGAGGGCGCCGTGCTGCGCGCGAAGCTCGAACGCAGCGACGTGCCGCTCGCGCGGTTCGCGCAGTTTTTCTTCAATGGATTGCCTCGCCGCTGA
- a CDS encoding MDR family oxidoreductase, with the protein MFQGIVIDKDETGQHARLQTLDDAQLPAGNVTIRIGYSTLNYKDGLAITGKSPVVRKFPMVPGIDFVGEVEHSTHPDYRAGDRVVLNGWGVGETHWGGLAQKARVDGDWLVPLPSAFSPEQAMAIGTAGYTAMLCVMALERHGVRPGEGEIVVTGAAGGVGSVATAILARLGYRVVAVTGRPGDADYLRQLGAAEILDRSQFSAPGKPLGKERWAGAVDVAGSHVLANVCATTRYRGVVTACGLAAGMDFPATVAPFILRGVTLVGIDSVMCPRAERLEAWRRLASDLDVEKLGAISHQVGLADVIPLANELIGGKVRGRVVVDVNA; encoded by the coding sequence ATGTTCCAGGGCATCGTGATCGACAAGGACGAAACCGGCCAGCACGCGCGGCTGCAAACGCTGGACGACGCGCAGCTGCCTGCCGGCAACGTGACAATCCGGATCGGCTATTCGACGTTGAACTACAAGGACGGGCTCGCGATCACCGGCAAGAGCCCGGTGGTTCGCAAGTTTCCGATGGTGCCGGGGATCGACTTCGTCGGCGAGGTCGAGCACAGCACGCATCCGGACTACCGCGCGGGCGATCGCGTCGTGCTCAACGGCTGGGGCGTCGGCGAAACGCACTGGGGCGGGCTGGCACAGAAGGCGCGCGTCGACGGCGACTGGCTGGTGCCGCTGCCGTCCGCGTTTTCGCCGGAACAGGCGATGGCCATCGGCACGGCCGGCTACACCGCGATGCTGTGCGTGATGGCGCTGGAGCGGCATGGCGTGCGCCCGGGCGAAGGCGAGATCGTCGTGACCGGCGCGGCAGGCGGCGTCGGCAGCGTCGCCACCGCAATCCTCGCGCGGCTCGGGTATCGCGTCGTCGCCGTGACCGGCCGCCCGGGCGACGCCGATTACCTGCGACAACTCGGCGCGGCGGAGATTCTCGACCGGTCGCAATTCAGCGCACCGGGCAAGCCGCTCGGCAAGGAGCGATGGGCCGGCGCGGTCGACGTCGCCGGCAGCCACGTCCTCGCCAACGTGTGCGCGACCACGCGCTATCGCGGCGTAGTGACCGCCTGCGGCCTGGCCGCCGGCATGGACTTTCCGGCCACCGTCGCGCCCTTCATCCTGCGCGGCGTGACGCTCGTCGGCATCGACAGCGTGATGTGCCCGCGCGCCGAGCGCCTGGAGGCATGGCGCAGGCTCGCATCCGATCTCGATGTCGAGAAACTGGGCGCCATCAGCCATCAAGTCGGCCTCGCCGACGTCATCCCGCTCGCCAACGAACTGATCGGCGGCAAGGTGCGCGGCCGCGTCGTCGTGGACGTCAACGCATGA
- a CDS encoding peroxidase-related enzyme (This protein belongs to a clade of uncharacterized proteins related to peroxidases such as the alkylhydroperoxidase AhpD.), with protein MTAADTPPVSRFPVPALEGLPEDIRERIAAVQEKSGFIPNVFLTLAHRPDEFRAFMAYHDALMDKPGNLTKAEREMIVVATSSVNQCQYCVIAHGAILRIRAKDPLIADQVATNYRKADITARQKAMLDFAMKVSQTAHLVGEADFDMLKSHGFTEEDAWDIAAISAFFGMSNRIANVTNMRPNAEFYALGR; from the coding sequence ATGACCGCCGCAGACACCCCCCCCGTCAGCCGCTTCCCCGTGCCGGCACTCGAAGGCCTGCCCGAAGACATTCGCGAACGGATCGCGGCCGTCCAGGAAAAATCGGGCTTCATCCCGAACGTATTCCTCACGCTCGCGCACCGCCCGGACGAGTTTCGCGCGTTCATGGCATACCACGACGCGCTGATGGACAAGCCGGGCAACCTCACCAAGGCCGAACGCGAAATGATCGTCGTGGCCACCAGCAGCGTGAACCAGTGTCAGTACTGCGTGATCGCGCACGGCGCGATCCTGCGCATTCGCGCGAAGGATCCGCTGATCGCCGACCAGGTCGCGACCAACTATCGCAAGGCCGACATCACCGCCCGACAGAAGGCGATGCTCGACTTCGCGATGAAAGTGTCGCAGACCGCACACCTGGTAGGCGAAGCGGACTTCGACATGCTGAAATCGCATGGCTTCACCGAAGAGGACGCCTGGGACATCGCGGCGATCTCGGCGTTCTTCGGGATGTCGAATCGCATCGCGAACGTGACGAACATGCGGCCCAACGCGGAGTTCTACGCGCTGGGCCGCTGA
- a CDS encoding SDR family NAD(P)-dependent oxidoreductase, with protein sequence MSKVWLVTGAARGLGRAIAEAVLAAGDRLVAGARDPARLADLQERYGDRLLPMELDVTDAAAAAHAVAAARDAFGRIDVLVNNAGYGHTAPFEQMSADDFRDQIETNLFGVVNLTRAVLPTMRAQRAGHIFQVSSVGGRTSTAGLSAYQAAKWAVGGFSDVLSKEVAPFGVRVCTLEPGGMRTEWAAQAKRDVDGLLPDYRPSVGKMLDLLGAYGGHEVGDPARIAALIVELSRRDDVPMRLLLGGDALFVCEQAEAQRADEAARWRDTTLSTMFPDAKLPDGLEALKKVG encoded by the coding sequence ATGTCGAAAGTCTGGCTGGTAACAGGGGCCGCGCGCGGCCTGGGGCGCGCGATCGCGGAAGCGGTGCTGGCGGCGGGCGATCGTCTGGTAGCCGGCGCGCGCGATCCCGCGCGGCTCGCGGATCTGCAGGAGCGATACGGCGACCGGCTGCTGCCGATGGAGCTCGACGTGACCGACGCGGCGGCGGCCGCGCATGCGGTGGCGGCTGCCCGCGACGCGTTCGGCCGCATCGACGTGCTGGTGAACAACGCGGGCTACGGCCATACGGCGCCGTTCGAGCAGATGAGCGCCGATGACTTCCGCGACCAGATCGAAACGAACCTGTTCGGCGTGGTCAACCTGACGCGCGCGGTACTGCCGACGATGCGGGCGCAGCGCGCGGGTCACATCTTCCAGGTGTCGTCGGTCGGCGGGCGCACGTCGACGGCCGGCCTGTCCGCGTATCAGGCCGCGAAGTGGGCGGTTGGCGGATTCAGCGACGTGCTGTCGAAGGAAGTCGCGCCGTTCGGCGTGCGCGTCTGCACGCTGGAGCCGGGCGGGATGCGCACCGAATGGGCAGCGCAGGCGAAGCGCGATGTAGACGGCCTGCTGCCCGACTATCGGCCATCGGTCGGGAAGATGCTCGATTTGCTCGGCGCGTATGGCGGCCACGAGGTCGGCGATCCGGCGCGGATCGCGGCGCTGATCGTCGAGCTGTCGCGTCGCGACGACGTGCCAATGCGTCTGCTGCTCGGCGGCGATGCGCTGTTCGTGTGCGAGCAGGCGGAAGCGCAGCGCGCGGACGAGGCGGCGCGGTGGCGCGATACGACGCTGTCGACGATGTTCCCGGACGCGAAGCTGCCGGACGGGCTGGAAGCGTTGAAGAAGGTCGGATAA
- a CDS encoding TetR/AcrR family transcriptional regulator, producing the protein MARPRSPDKHDAILAAAARALAEDGASATTARIARLAGVAEGTVFTYFETKDALLNALYLSLKAEMREAMMTAFPEHAPAEQAMRHAWNGYVSWGVANPDGRRALKQLGVSGRIDDAHRAAGAEGFGAISSLLRAQVAAAGGLKADDAHAFRAALFTSIAETAMESIARDPALADGYREAGFRALWAVLHAV; encoded by the coding sequence GTGGCCCGACCGCGCAGTCCCGACAAGCACGACGCCATCCTCGCCGCCGCCGCCCGCGCGCTCGCGGAGGATGGCGCGAGCGCGACCACCGCGCGCATCGCGCGGCTCGCCGGCGTTGCGGAAGGCACGGTGTTTACCTATTTCGAGACGAAGGATGCGTTGCTGAATGCGCTGTACCTGAGCCTGAAGGCCGAGATGCGCGAGGCGATGATGACCGCGTTTCCGGAGCACGCGCCGGCCGAACAGGCAATGCGGCATGCGTGGAACGGCTACGTGTCGTGGGGCGTCGCGAATCCGGACGGGCGCCGCGCGCTGAAGCAGCTCGGCGTGAGCGGCCGCATCGACGATGCGCATCGTGCGGCCGGGGCCGAAGGGTTCGGCGCGATCAGTTCGCTGCTGCGCGCGCAGGTCGCCGCGGCCGGCGGGCTGAAGGCCGACGACGCGCATGCGTTTCGCGCGGCGCTGTTCACGTCGATCGCGGAAACGGCGATGGAGTCGATCGCGCGCGATCCGGCGCTGGCGGACGGATACCGGGAGGCAGGGTTTCGCGCACTGTGGGCTGTGTTGCACGCGGTATGA